The following are encoded together in the Chiroxiphia lanceolata isolate bChiLan1 chromosome 8, bChiLan1.pri, whole genome shotgun sequence genome:
- the DUPD1 gene encoding dual specificity phosphatase DUPD1 isoform X1: MKALTRFLELKGHKQPTQKNFGSHYRICCLRVSCTSQEHCSMDKMSSGSWNAAKKNAYTAIKVDPEEDYCTPGAFELERLLWKGCPKYTHVNEVWPNLYIGDEKTALDRYSLEKEGFTHILNAAHGQRNVDTGPEYYHNMAVEYHGVEADDLPTFNLSQFFYSSSKFIDNALQDERNKVLVHCAMGRSRSATLVLAYLMIYKNMTVVDAIEQVSRHRCILPNRGFLKQLRELDIALALQRRNSKNSLPPDGEQNSTTI; this comes from the exons ATGAAGGCATTAACCAGATTTTTGGAATTAAAAGGACACAAACAgccaacacaaaaaaattttggGAGCCACTACAGGATTTGTTGCCTGCGAG TTTCTTGCACATCCCAAGAGCACTGCTCCATGGATAAAATGTCATCAGGAAGTTGGAATGCTGCGAAGAAAAACGCATACACAGCAATCAAAGTAGATCCTGAAGAGGACTACTGTACGCCAGGGGCATTTGAACTGGAGCGACTCCTCTGGAAGGGATGCCCAAAGTACACTCACGTCAATGAAGTCTGGCCCAACCTCTACATAGGAGATGA aaaaactGCATTAGATCGCtacagcctggagaaggagggaTTCACCCACATCCTCAACGCGGCCCATGGTCAGCGGAACGTGGATACAGGACCAGAGTATTATCACAACATGGCTGTGGAGTACCATGGAGTGGAAGCAGATGATCTCCCCACTTTCAACCTCAGCCAGTTCTTTTATTCATCTTCTAAATTCATTGATAATGCGCTTCAGGATGAAAGAA ACAAGGTTCTGGTTCACTGTGCCATGGGTCGCAGCCGCTCAGCCACACTGGTCTTGGCTTACCTGATGATTTACAAGAACATGACAGTGGTGGATGCCATTGAGCAAGTGTCAAGACACCGGTGCATCTTGCCAAACCGGGGCTTCTTGAAGCAGCTGAGAGAACTGGACATAGCGCTGGCACTGCAGAGGAGGAACAGCAAAAACAGCCTACCACCTGACGGCGAGCAGAACAGCACCACCATCTAG
- the DUPD1 gene encoding dual specificity phosphatase DUPD1 isoform X2 gives MDKMSSGSWNAAKKNAYTAIKVDPEEDYCTPGAFELERLLWKGCPKYTHVNEVWPNLYIGDEKTALDRYSLEKEGFTHILNAAHGQRNVDTGPEYYHNMAVEYHGVEADDLPTFNLSQFFYSSSKFIDNALQDERNKVLVHCAMGRSRSATLVLAYLMIYKNMTVVDAIEQVSRHRCILPNRGFLKQLRELDIALALQRRNSKNSLPPDGEQNSTTI, from the exons ATGGATAAAATGTCATCAGGAAGTTGGAATGCTGCGAAGAAAAACGCATACACAGCAATCAAAGTAGATCCTGAAGAGGACTACTGTACGCCAGGGGCATTTGAACTGGAGCGACTCCTCTGGAAGGGATGCCCAAAGTACACTCACGTCAATGAAGTCTGGCCCAACCTCTACATAGGAGATGA aaaaactGCATTAGATCGCtacagcctggagaaggagggaTTCACCCACATCCTCAACGCGGCCCATGGTCAGCGGAACGTGGATACAGGACCAGAGTATTATCACAACATGGCTGTGGAGTACCATGGAGTGGAAGCAGATGATCTCCCCACTTTCAACCTCAGCCAGTTCTTTTATTCATCTTCTAAATTCATTGATAATGCGCTTCAGGATGAAAGAA ACAAGGTTCTGGTTCACTGTGCCATGGGTCGCAGCCGCTCAGCCACACTGGTCTTGGCTTACCTGATGATTTACAAGAACATGACAGTGGTGGATGCCATTGAGCAAGTGTCAAGACACCGGTGCATCTTGCCAAACCGGGGCTTCTTGAAGCAGCTGAGAGAACTGGACATAGCGCTGGCACTGCAGAGGAGGAACAGCAAAAACAGCCTACCACCTGACGGCGAGCAGAACAGCACCACCATCTAG